From Saccharibacillus brassicae:
GCGAACGCGGATTCTGGTAAAAAATGGCCATACTTTGCTGATGGAACCCAAGATTTTATCGATTAAGGCTTCAAAAATCCGGGTTCCAAATAACTCGGATTCGGATACGTATAGAACCCTTCTCCGGTCGCTTTGCCGAGTTTGCCCTGATCGACGTAGTCGTTCTTGAGCAGGTCCGCGACGGCCTGATACGCTTCGTCGCCGGTATGCTCCGCACGGGTGCGGGCGATATGGTAGGCGGTGTTGATGCCGACGATATCGAGCATGCCGAACGGGCCGACAGGAGCACCGGTCGCGACCATCCACGTTTTGTCGATCGTCTCGATATCGGCGATGCCGGTCACGAGCAGCTTTTGCGCCGAACTGAGCAGCGGAACGAGCAGCGAGTTCACGATGTAACCGGCTTGTTCTTTTTGCAGAGGAAGGGCGACCATGCCGATCTGTTTGGCGAACGCGACGACGTCATTGAAGACGTGCTCGTCGGTTGTCGCATGCTTCATGATCTCGGCGGTGTTGTTTTTCCAGATCTCGTTGGCAAAATGCAGCGCCAAAAATTGCTCCGGACGGCCGGTGGCGTGCGCAAATTGGCTCGGCAGCAGCGTCGACGAATTGGTCGCGAAGATCGTATGCGCCGGAGCGGCCAGAGCCAATTTTTGATAGAAGTCGATTTTGATCTCGAGCGATTCCGGCACCGATTCGATGACCAGATCGGCGTTCGCCGCCGCCAGAGCAAGGTCGCTTTGGAACGTGAACCTTGCCATCGCCGCTTCCAACGCTTCGTTGGTTGCGCCCAGATCCGCTTGATAGAGAGGCTTGAGCTGTTCAATCCGTTCTTTGGCCCGGTTCAGTGCTTCGTCGTTAATATCGTAGACCGTAACCGCAAACCCGTGAAAAGCGGTCTGAAAAGCGATTTGACTGCCCAACACGCCGCTGCCGGCGATCAAAATATTCGTATATTCCATTAGTCAAACATCTCCTGTATTTTAAAATGAACGCGTCCTATAAAAGTTGATCACAACTATATTGTATCCTACTTTTATATAAAGTCAACTTCAAAGTTTCAGAACGACATTTTAATGTTCAGTCAGTCTGATCCAGTACCAACCCGGCACTATATTTCGCCCACTTGGCGAACTTGCCGGTCTGCTCCGGCGCGCAGTCGATCGCCCACCGCACCGTATCGAACGAACGCAGCAGCATAAGCTCCCGGGCTTCGCTGAGCTG
This genomic window contains:
- a CDS encoding 3-hydroxyacyl-CoA dehydrogenase produces the protein MEYTNILIAGSGVLGSQIAFQTAFHGFAVTVYDINDEALNRAKERIEQLKPLYQADLGATNEALEAAMARFTFQSDLALAAANADLVIESVPESLEIKIDFYQKLALAAPAHTIFATNSSTLLPSQFAHATGRPEQFLALHFANEIWKNNTAEIMKHATTDEHVFNDVVAFAKQIGMVALPLQKEQAGYIVNSLLVPLLSSAQKLLVTGIADIETIDKTWMVATGAPVGPFGMLDIVGINTAYHIARTRAEHTGDEAYQAVADLLKNDYVDQGKLGKATGEGFYTYPNPSYLEPGFLKP